A genomic stretch from Acidobacteriota bacterium includes:
- the rlmB gene encoding 23S rRNA (guanosine(2251)-2'-O)-methyltransferase RlmB: MSQVYGVLPVLEAIRAGRRKIERIIIADSARHERLKEIFAAARSENIPVRREPRHALDKLAGQANHQGVIAVIAAAKYADADDLLTTITPQSLFVLLDGVEDPHNLGAIIRTAECAGATAVIIPERRAVHLTETVAKSSAGAIEYLPVARVTNLAAFIEQLKKRNVWVVGVDMAGATGYDQYDYQGATALVFGGEGAGLHRLVRERCDTIVSIPLRGKISSLNVSVTVGIVLFEAQRRNSKQ; the protein is encoded by the coding sequence ATGTCACAAGTTTACGGTGTGCTTCCGGTGCTTGAAGCGATACGCGCCGGGCGGCGCAAAATCGAACGCATCATCATTGCCGATTCAGCGCGGCACGAACGTTTAAAAGAAATATTTGCAGCGGCGCGTAGCGAAAATATTCCGGTCAGGCGTGAACCACGCCACGCTTTGGACAAGCTCGCCGGGCAAGCTAATCATCAAGGGGTGATTGCGGTGATTGCCGCTGCGAAATATGCGGACGCTGATGATTTGCTGACGACGATTACGCCGCAATCGCTTTTCGTTTTGCTTGATGGCGTCGAAGACCCGCACAACCTCGGAGCCATCATTCGCACGGCAGAGTGCGCAGGGGCAACGGCAGTCATCATTCCCGAACGGCGCGCGGTTCACTTAACCGAAACCGTCGCCAAATCATCGGCGGGCGCGATTGAATATTTGCCGGTCGCGCGGGTGACCAACCTGGCGGCTTTCATCGAACAGTTGAAAAAGCGAAATGTCTGGGTGGTGGGTGTCGATATGGCAGGCGCGACGGGTTATGACCAGTATGATTATCAAGGGGCAACCGCCCTGGTATTTGGCGGCGAAGGCGCAGGACTTCATCGACTGGTGCGTGAACGTTGCGATACGATTGTGTCGATTCCTCTGCGCGGCAAAATTTCCTCATTGAATGTATCAGTCACCGTCGGCATTGTGTTATTTGAAGCCCAACGCCGGAACAGTAAGCAGTAG